A genome region from Longimicrobiaceae bacterium includes the following:
- a CDS encoding ATP-binding protein, with protein MSETPQAAARILMVDDRIENLVALEAILQPLGHELVRANSGEEALRQVLLHDFAVILLDVQMPGMNGFETAHLIKSRERSRATPIIFLTAISKEEEYVFEGYSAGAVDYMFKPFNPTILRSKVAVFVELYLRGAQLRRQDELLREGERREMELRHRAQLVESEARYADIVDSALEAIVTFGEDRRITLFNRAAERVFGCSADDAVGSPIDRFFDPALELEAENRPRERTAPDRTASRAAGSTIREAVGVRTGGERFPAEFSASCLQVQDERVHTLILRDISERRRAEEALRAQAVSLANTTEELRVLNEELNRRTIELERAMGARSRFYANMSHELRTPINAILGYSSLLLDNIYGPLNEQQVSSIERTHKAANHLLELVNDILDLSKIEAGKMELQLESVGFPELIQDLFVTVAPFAEQHGVELSLESRSEPFSIVSDARRVRQIVLNLLSNAIKFGGGKPVRVVSGRRDDGGLLVEVIDVGEGIALDDQEKIFDEFVQLENGQNTQGTGLGLPISRRLAELLGGSLDVASTPGEGSTFTLSLPVSDPELAAMEVGEGVAAGR; from the coding sequence ATGTCCGAGACCCCGCAGGCCGCCGCACGGATCCTGATGGTGGACGACCGGATCGAGAACCTGGTCGCGCTGGAGGCCATCCTCCAGCCGCTGGGTCACGAGCTGGTCCGGGCCAATTCGGGCGAGGAAGCGCTCCGCCAGGTGCTCCTGCACGACTTCGCGGTGATCCTCCTGGACGTGCAGATGCCCGGGATGAACGGCTTCGAGACGGCGCACCTGATCAAGTCGCGGGAGCGCTCGCGCGCCACGCCCATCATCTTCCTGACGGCCATCAGCAAGGAGGAGGAGTACGTCTTCGAGGGGTACTCGGCCGGGGCGGTGGACTACATGTTCAAGCCCTTCAACCCCACCATTCTCCGCTCCAAGGTGGCCGTCTTCGTGGAGCTGTACCTGAGAGGGGCGCAGCTCCGCCGGCAGGACGAGCTGCTGCGGGAGGGGGAGCGGCGGGAGATGGAGCTCCGGCACCGCGCGCAGCTCGTGGAGTCGGAGGCGCGCTACGCGGACATCGTGGACTCGGCGCTGGAGGCGATCGTCACCTTCGGGGAGGACCGGCGCATCACGCTCTTCAACCGCGCGGCGGAGCGGGTCTTCGGGTGCAGCGCCGACGACGCGGTGGGATCGCCCATCGACCGCTTCTTCGATCCGGCCCTGGAGCTGGAGGCGGAGAACCGTCCGCGCGAACGGACCGCCCCCGACCGCACGGCCTCCCGGGCCGCCGGCTCCACCATCCGCGAGGCAGTGGGGGTGCGCACGGGCGGCGAGCGCTTCCCTGCGGAGTTCTCGGCGTCGTGCCTGCAGGTGCAGGACGAGCGGGTGCACACCCTGATCCTGCGCGACATCTCGGAGCGGCGGCGCGCGGAGGAGGCGCTGCGCGCGCAGGCGGTGTCGCTGGCGAACACCACGGAGGAGCTGCGCGTCCTGAACGAGGAGCTGAACCGGCGCACCATCGAGCTGGAGCGCGCGATGGGCGCCCGGAGCCGCTTCTACGCCAACATGAGCCACGAGCTGCGCACCCCCATCAACGCCATCCTGGGGTACAGCTCGCTCCTCCTGGACAACATCTACGGCCCGCTCAACGAGCAGCAGGTGTCGAGCATCGAGCGCACCCACAAGGCGGCCAACCACCTGCTGGAGCTGGTCAACGACATCCTGGACCTTTCCAAGATCGAGGCCGGGAAGATGGAGCTGCAGCTGGAGTCGGTGGGCTTCCCGGAGTTGATCCAGGACCTGTTCGTCACCGTGGCCCCCTTCGCGGAGCAGCACGGGGTCGAGCTGTCGCTGGAGTCCCGGAGCGAGCCGTTCAGCATCGTCTCGGATGCGCGGCGGGTGCGGCAGATCGTGCTGAACCTGCTCTCCAACGCCATCAAGTTCGGCGGCGGGAAGCCGGTGCGGGTGGTGTCCGGCAGGCGCGACGACGGGGGGCTGCTGGTGGAGGTGATCGACGTGGGCGAGGGGATCGCCCTGGACGACCAGGAGAAGATCTTCGACGAGTTCGTGCAGCTCGAAAACGGGCAGAACACGCAGGGCACCGGGCTCGGGCTCCCGATCTCCCGGAGGCTCGCGGAGCTGCTGGGGGGCTCGCTCGACGTGGCGTCCACGCCCGGCGAGGGGAGCACCTTCACGCTGAGCCTCCCGGTCTCCGATCCGGAGCTGGCGGCAATGGAGGTGGGCGAAGGGGTGGCGGCCGGGCGGTAG
- a CDS encoding chemotaxis protein CheB, with protein sequence MTVAPVLVMIGVSAGGLDAVCTLLRGLPEDFRMALVVVQHRSKDSDALCEVLQECTPLPVHEATDKASAEQGKVYLAPPDYHLLLEDGYFSLSTDAPEMYSRPSIDVAFESAADAYGARVVGVVLTGANHDGARGLRRIVDRGGTALVQDPATAEVAVMPAAALRAVPEAEVLTLPRIAERLLTLQTPPATPGGKR encoded by the coding sequence GTGACGGTGGCTCCTGTGCTGGTGATGATCGGGGTGTCGGCGGGGGGGCTGGATGCGGTCTGCACGCTCCTCCGGGGGCTCCCGGAGGACTTCCGGATGGCGCTGGTGGTGGTGCAGCACCGCAGCAAGGACTCGGACGCGCTCTGCGAGGTGCTGCAGGAGTGCACTCCGCTCCCGGTTCACGAGGCCACCGACAAGGCGTCGGCCGAGCAGGGAAAGGTGTACCTGGCGCCCCCGGACTACCACCTGCTGCTGGAGGACGGGTACTTCTCGCTCTCCACCGACGCGCCGGAGATGTACAGCCGCCCGTCCATCGACGTGGCCTTCGAGAGCGCGGCCGATGCATACGGCGCCCGCGTGGTGGGCGTGGTGCTCACCGGCGCGAACCACGACGGCGCCCGGGGCCTGCGGCGGATCGTGGACCGGGGCGGCACCGCCCTGGTGCAGGACCCCGCCACGGCCGAGGTGGCCGTGATGCCGGCGGCGGCGCTGCGCGCCGTCCCGGAAGCCGAGGTGCTCACGCTGCCGCGCATCGCGGAGCGCCTCCTCACCCTGCAGACGCCCCCGGCCACGCCGGGTGGGAAGCGCTGA
- a CDS encoding protein-glutamate O-methyltransferase CheR produces the protein MKSASLPTAPESYPAELERIEVELLMEGIFRHYGFDFRSYAYASLRRRLWKRIGAEGLSTVSALQERVLHDPDAMERLLMDLSVNVTSMFRDPNFYKAFRTGVVPLLRTYPFIRVWHAGCSTGEEVYSMAILLQEEGLYERARIYATDINEVVLAQARAGIFPLEKMQEYTQNYLRGGGTRSFSEYYTAAYGGALFSPALRENVVFAQHNLVTDRSFSEFNVILCRNVMIYFDRSLQNRVHELFYESLPMYGILALGSKESLKFSRYEDCYEAVDPREKIYRKVA, from the coding sequence ATGAAGTCCGCGAGCCTGCCGACGGCGCCGGAGAGCTACCCGGCGGAGCTGGAGAGGATCGAGGTGGAGCTCCTCATGGAGGGGATCTTCCGCCACTACGGCTTCGACTTCCGCTCCTACGCCTACGCCTCGCTGCGGCGCCGGCTGTGGAAGCGGATCGGGGCGGAGGGGCTGTCGACCGTGAGCGCCCTGCAGGAGCGGGTGCTGCACGACCCGGACGCCATGGAGAGGCTCCTGATGGACCTTTCCGTCAACGTCACCTCCATGTTCCGGGACCCCAACTTCTACAAGGCGTTCCGGACCGGCGTCGTGCCGCTGCTCCGGACGTACCCCTTCATCCGGGTGTGGCACGCCGGGTGCTCGACGGGGGAGGAGGTGTACTCCATGGCGATCCTCCTGCAGGAGGAGGGGCTGTACGAGCGGGCCCGCATCTACGCCACGGACATCAACGAAGTGGTGCTCGCCCAGGCGCGCGCGGGGATCTTCCCGCTGGAGAAGATGCAGGAGTACACGCAGAACTACCTGCGGGGCGGCGGCACGCGCTCCTTCTCGGAGTACTACACCGCGGCGTACGGCGGGGCGCTCTTCTCGCCGGCTTTGCGGGAGAACGTGGTCTTCGCGCAGCACAACCTGGTCACGGACCGGTCGTTCAGCGAGTTCAACGTGATCCTCTGCCGGAACGTGATGATCTACTTCGACCGCTCGCTGCAGAACCGGGTGCACGAGCTGTTCTACGAGAGCCTCCCCATGTACGGGATCCTAGCGCTGGGGAGCAAGGAGTCGCTCAAGTTCTCCAGGTACGAGGACTGCTACGAGGCGGTCGACCCGCGGGAGAAGATCTACCGCAAGGTGGCCTAG